In one Lolium rigidum isolate FL_2022 chromosome 3, APGP_CSIRO_Lrig_0.1, whole genome shotgun sequence genomic region, the following are encoded:
- the LOC124700854 gene encoding LEAF RUST 10 DISEASE-RESISTANCE LOCUS RECEPTOR-LIKE PROTEIN KINASE-like 1.5, whose protein sequence is MPPRLRLLLLLLLAAAALPPPAASQLGDYAAPPPPHPRPHPLKAGTAGGAASGGGSSTVLTTALVSVASLLIVLLLYLCVAIAVRRFRSRRPCGAGGPDEEDGRGVPSQTQSSRAAAFLRRHGLHHARPSFTYEQLRAATAGFDAARKLGDGGFGTVYLGYLPPAARPAAVKRLHIPPSPGPSFPSAAAAITKSFCNEVLILSALRHPHLVRLHGFCADPRALLLVYDFVPNGTLSHHLHRATSTTLPARPPLPWRTRLAMAAQIASALEYLHFAVKPRVVHRDVTSSNIFVEADMRARLGDFGLSRLLAPPDACSTATGREVAVCCTAPQGTPGYLDPDYHRSFQLTEKSDVYSFGVVVLELVTGLRPVDVRRERRDVTLADWVVSKIQIGELREVVDPPVLDECPAVMPTVEAVAELAFRCVTPDKDDRPDAREVLAELRRIQDMLPPELPTHNHKGS, encoded by the coding sequence ATGCCCCCGCGTCTCcgtctcctgctcctcctcctcctggccgccgccgcgctcccgccgccggccgcgtcccagCTCGGCGACtacgccgcccctcctcccccgcACCCACGCCCGCACCCGCTAAAAGCCGGGACCGCCGGAGGTGccgccagcggcggcggcagcagcaccgtgctcaccaccgCGCTCGTCTCCGTCGCGTCGCTGCTCATCGTGCTCCTGCTCTACCTctgcgtcgccatcgccgtccgcCGCTTCCGCTCCCGCCGCCCCTGCGGCGCCGGCGGCccggacgaggaggacggccgcggcgtcccgtCCCAAACCCagtcctcccgcgccgccgcgttCCTCCGCCGCCACGGCCTGCACCACGCCCGCCCCTCCTTCACCTACGAGCAGCTCCGCGCGGCCACCGCCGGCTTCGACGCCGCGCGGAAGCTCGGCGACGGCGGCTTCGGGACCGTCTACCTCGGCTACctcccgcccgccgcccgccccgcCGCCGTCAAGCGCCTCCACATCCCGCCCTCCCCGGGCCCGTccttcccctccgccgccgccgccatcaccaaGTCCTTCTGCAACGAGGTGCTCATCCTCTCCGCGCTCCGCCACCCGCACCTCGTCCGCCTCCACGGCTTCTGCGCCGACCCGCGCGCCCTGCTCCTCGTCTACGACTTCGTGCCCAACGGCACCCTctcccaccacctccaccgcgccacctccaccaccctcCCCGCGCGCCCGCCGCTCCCCTGGCGGACCCGCCTCGCCATGGCCGCCCAGATCGCGTCCGCGCTCGAGTACCTCCACTTCGCCGTCAAGCCGCGCGTCGTGCACCGCGACGTCACCTCCTCCAACATCTTCGTCGAGGCCGACATGCGCGCGCGCCTCGGCGACTTCGGCCTCTcgcgcctcctcgcgccgcccgACGCCTGCTCCACCGCCACCGGCCGGGAGGTCGCCGTCTGCTGCACCGCGCCGCAGGGCACGCCCGGGTACCTCGACCCGGACTACCACCGCTCCTTCCAGCTCACCGAGAAGAGCGACGTCTACAGCTTCGGCGTCGTCGTGCTCGAGCTCGTCACCGGGCTCAGGCCCGTCGACGTGCGCAGGGAGCGCAGGGACGTCACGCTCGCCGACTGGGTGGTCTCCAAGATCCAGATCGGGGAGCTCAGGGAGGTCGTCGACCCGCCCGTGCTCGACGAGTGCCCTGCCGTGATGCCCACCGTCGAGGCGGTCGCAGAGCTGGCGTTCCGGTGCGTCACGCCGGACAAGGATGACCGGCCCGACGCCCGGGAGGTGCTGGCCGAGCTGAGGAGGATCCAGGACATGCTTCCTCCTGAATTGCCCACCCACAACCACAAGGGCTCTTAG